The Acidobacteriota bacterium genome has a segment encoding these proteins:
- a CDS encoding methyltransferase domain-containing protein, giving the protein MKLSEYDAEAAREKRHWWFRGRRRLLDDVLRNLVGDVAHSKTIYDIGCGVGNNCQVLASYGRVIGIDISPQALEYCKNQGYTNLLLRNAENLEGIPDDSADLVVAMDVLEHLDDRAALAEFVRILKPSGHLVVTVPAFSLLRGLQDEVGEHRRRYRMGPLTRLVEEAGCVPVRKTHFNFFFFLPIYFVRTITRLFRLDPWLERKAGTLFLNDFLHAIFGAEIFFLRWISYPYGVSILLVCTKGRRHGEKKGNRRFDEFRQWNERMFKKYDPDYFHRHPNLFIRWVEALRARAIVRFLALSPAERILEVGCGAGNLLERLSSDRLVGIDLSETGVRKTRERMEGRASVALAAAENLPFRADSFDKVYCSEVLEHVLNPEVVLAEMCRVTKPGGTMVVSVPNDGLIDFLKDWLRKLRLYNLVLGKTERKAGFAGEEWHLHEISKAELCRMLERQGRIRRIRSIPWLGLPLRYVMQVIVQ; this is encoded by the coding sequence ATGAAATTGAGTGAATACGACGCGGAGGCGGCCAGGGAGAAGCGCCATTGGTGGTTTCGCGGTCGTCGGCGCCTTCTCGACGACGTTTTGCGGAATCTTGTCGGCGATGTGGCGCATTCGAAAACGATCTACGACATCGGCTGCGGCGTAGGCAACAATTGCCAGGTTCTCGCTTCGTACGGAAGGGTAATAGGGATTGACATAAGCCCGCAAGCACTGGAATATTGCAAGAACCAGGGCTACACCAATCTTTTGTTGCGCAATGCGGAAAACCTGGAAGGAATTCCCGATGATAGCGCGGACCTCGTCGTCGCGATGGACGTTTTGGAGCACCTTGACGATCGGGCCGCGCTTGCCGAATTTGTGCGTATTCTGAAACCGTCGGGCCATTTGGTGGTTACCGTGCCCGCCTTCTCGTTGCTTCGGGGGCTTCAGGACGAGGTGGGGGAGCATCGCCGACGCTACCGCATGGGACCGCTTACGCGTCTGGTGGAAGAAGCAGGCTGCGTGCCCGTGCGGAAAACACATTTCAATTTTTTCTTTTTTCTTCCCATTTACTTCGTGCGCACCATCACGAGGCTGTTTCGTCTTGACCCCTGGCTAGAGCGGAAGGCCGGCACTCTGTTTTTGAACGATTTTCTTCATGCCATTTTTGGAGCGGAGATATTTTTTCTCAGGTGGATTTCCTATCCTTACGGCGTTTCCATCCTGTTGGTGTGTACGAAAGGCCGCCGCCATGGAGAAAAGAAGGGCAACCGGCGATTTGATGAGTTTCGACAGTGGAACGAGCGAATGTTTAAAAAATACGATCCCGATTATTTCCACCGCCATCCGAATCTGTTTATACGATGGGTGGAGGCGCTGCGCGCCCGCGCGATCGTTCGCTTTCTGGCTCTGTCTCCCGCGGAGCGAATTCTGGAGGTGGGCTGCGGAGCGGGAAACCTGCTCGAGCGTTTGTCGAGCGACCGGCTGGTGGGAATCGACCTTTCCGAGACCGGCGTCAGGAAAACACGAGAGCGGATGGAGGGGCGCGCGAGCGTGGCCTTGGCGGCGGCCGAGAACTTGCCTTTCAGAGCGGATTCCTTTGATAAAGTGTACTGTTCGGAGGTGCTGGAGCACGTCCTTAATCCTGAGGTTGTCTTGGCGGAGATGTGCCGGGTAACGAAACCCGGAGGAACGATGGTTGTCTCTGTTCCCAACGACGGGCTGATTGATTTCCTCAAGGATTGGCTTCGCAAGTTACGCCTCTACAACTTGGTTCTGGGAAAGACGGAGCGCAAGGCCGGTTTTGCCGGTGAAGAATGGCACCTGCATGAAATAAGCAAGGCCGAGTTGTGCCGCATGCTGGAACGGCAAGGCCGCATTCGGCGCATTCGCTCCATCCCATGGCTTGGCTTGCCTCTTCGGTATGTGATGCAAGTCATAGTCCAGTAA
- a CDS encoding glycosyltransferase: MSGLLTYVLNFALSLSRHGTPHTYIIYVPPEHVRRFANMPPNFDVRPNPASHWFFLGRFAWDQCALRRILKRENVDVLVSINFALHASPCPQALWIQNALYFSPLHFRVLRKQRAWREYMRMRFRRWLTWAAVRSTDMLLFPTEALRREVLKQWPWIKQPSAAAPYGWKLPGFATDGACPEDVLRRLEDLRRSGKVLHYPSLLNIHKDLPTVLRAFERVLREEPDCWLLLTPDFDVDPMLTPATRDRVVWYRTLPYGCVPSLYRASDLVLFSSYCESFGFPLIEAMGYGLPIVAADIPTTRELCGEAVRYVPVFDDETMAREVVALLRDEKARKQLGAAGRAQAEKFQWEEHLDIVLGNLEKIAYHGEA; this comes from the coding sequence ATGAGCGGGCTGCTGACGTATGTGCTCAATTTCGCGCTGTCCTTGAGCCGCCACGGAACGCCGCACACGTATATTATTTATGTTCCGCCGGAGCACGTGCGCCGTTTCGCGAACATGCCGCCCAATTTCGACGTTCGGCCCAATCCCGCGAGCCACTGGTTCTTTCTGGGTCGATTCGCCTGGGACCAGTGCGCGCTTCGCCGAATCCTGAAGCGGGAAAACGTGGACGTTTTGGTTTCGATCAATTTCGCCCTGCACGCCTCGCCGTGCCCCCAGGCGCTCTGGATTCAGAACGCGCTCTATTTCTCGCCGCTGCATTTTCGCGTGCTTCGCAAGCAGCGGGCGTGGCGGGAATATATGCGCATGCGGTTTCGCCGCTGGCTCACATGGGCCGCCGTTCGCTCGACGGACATGCTTCTTTTTCCCACCGAGGCCCTGCGGCGGGAGGTGCTGAAGCAGTGGCCCTGGATCAAGCAGCCCAGCGCCGCAGCGCCGTACGGGTGGAAATTGCCCGGATTCGCAACGGACGGCGCGTGTCCGGAAGACGTTTTGCGCCGCCTGGAAGATCTGCGCCGTTCCGGAAAGGTGCTCCACTATCCTTCGCTTTTAAACATTCACAAGGATTTGCCCACCGTGCTTCGGGCGTTCGAGCGCGTGCTTCGGGAAGAACCCGATTGCTGGCTTCTGCTCACCCCCGATTTTGATGTGGATCCCATGCTGACGCCCGCGACCCGCGACCGGGTCGTATGGTACCGCACACTGCCTTACGGATGCGTGCCGTCCCTCTACCGGGCCTCGGACCTCGTTCTTTTCTCCTCTTATTGCGAGTCTTTCGGCTTTCCCCTTATCGAGGCCATGGGTTATGGACTGCCCATCGTGGCAGCGGACATTCCCACGACGCGGGAACTGTGTGGGGAAGCCGTTCGCTATGTGCCGGTCTTTGACGACGAGACGATGGCGCGGGAGGTTGTGGCTCTGCTTCGCGACGAGAAAGCCCGCAAGCAGCTGGGAGCGGCGGGGCGTGCACAGGCGGAGAAATTTCAATGGGAGGAGCACCTCGACATCGTTCTTGGAAACCTGGAAAAAATTGCATACCACGGTGAAGCGTAA
- a CDS encoding glycosyltransferase family 39 protein, producing MVWAWHLDGYGYFASIALNSSRAAQHLLEGQGFAVDREGMPVVAEAQNAYGVLIEPLFYPPLSANVEPVLGYMPGYVLGVAAVFSLVEAQYFPVRLVQALVDSAACVLLFSLAWQMLGLGVARVAGVLYALWPPIAVSSVLAHADAFMVPLTVFMLWAVWRAVKGGGYRWWLLSALVVAAQSYFRPTVLLFAPFLAAASFASAEKNRWKSATVVFVLTTIVIGSCLLPWGFYNWQRTGHFLLTSTSAGWALWAALGECQNPWGVVVDDQYMQARLAEKGYRWHSVEADQFLKREFTKAFMEHPLFYAKTYALRFAKVLFPRHFWGFVPEVTPEGVQSFMQREGMVLGAVLYFQSYARPFVERLLNLILQGFDWVLLGVAAAGGVLLWRQNRRRALTVACLPFAYFLLTGPIMHVEPRYILPMEITYVLLASVALREWWNASKPLGRAS from the coding sequence GTGGTGTGGGCATGGCATCTCGACGGTTACGGCTACTTTGCCAGCATCGCGCTCAATTCCTCACGTGCCGCGCAGCATCTTCTTGAGGGACAGGGATTTGCCGTTGATCGGGAAGGAATGCCTGTTGTTGCGGAGGCACAAAACGCTTACGGGGTTCTTATCGAGCCGCTATTTTATCCTCCCTTGAGTGCGAATGTCGAACCTGTGCTGGGGTATATGCCGGGATATGTCCTTGGTGTGGCAGCGGTTTTTTCCCTTGTTGAGGCGCAATATTTTCCCGTTCGCCTTGTACAGGCTCTTGTGGATTCGGCGGCCTGCGTCTTACTGTTTTCGCTTGCGTGGCAAATGCTGGGCCTGGGGGTCGCGCGCGTGGCCGGTGTTCTGTATGCGCTGTGGCCTCCCATTGCCGTTTCGTCGGTTTTAGCGCATGCCGACGCCTTCATGGTTCCGCTGACGGTGTTTATGTTATGGGCGGTCTGGCGGGCGGTAAAAGGAGGCGGTTACCGATGGTGGCTGCTCTCCGCTCTGGTGGTGGCCGCTCAGAGCTATTTCCGCCCTACGGTGCTTTTGTTCGCGCCATTTCTGGCGGCGGCGTCCTTTGCCTCCGCCGAAAAGAACCGCTGGAAGAGCGCCACGGTTGTTTTCGTGTTGACAACGATTGTTATTGGGAGTTGTCTCTTGCCATGGGGATTTTACAATTGGCAACGAACGGGGCATTTCCTATTGACTTCCACCTCCGCAGGTTGGGCTCTTTGGGCGGCCTTGGGCGAATGTCAAAACCCATGGGGCGTCGTGGTAGATGACCAGTACATGCAGGCACGGCTTGCGGAAAAGGGTTACCGTTGGCACAGCGTGGAAGCCGATCAATTTTTGAAGAGGGAATTTACAAAGGCGTTCATGGAGCATCCGTTGTTTTACGCGAAAACTTACGCTCTGCGTTTCGCCAAGGTGCTTTTCCCGCGGCATTTTTGGGGTTTTGTGCCGGAGGTGACACCAGAAGGGGTTCAATCGTTCATGCAGCGGGAAGGCATGGTGCTCGGAGCCGTCCTGTATTTTCAAAGTTATGCGCGCCCTTTTGTGGAACGTTTGCTTAATCTGATACTTCAAGGATTTGACTGGGTGCTGTTGGGAGTGGCCGCGGCGGGGGGAGTGCTTTTGTGGCGTCAAAACCGTCGGCGCGCCTTGACGGTCGCGTGCTTGCCCTTCGCCTATTTTCTTCTTACAGGCCCTATCATGCATGTCGAGCCGCGGTATATTCTCCCGATGGAAATCACCTATGTTCTTTTGGCAAGCGTTGCCTTGAGAGAATGGTGGAATGCAAGCAAGCCACTAGGGCGTGCCTCGTGA
- a CDS encoding glycosyltransferase family 4 protein has protein sequence MGALVIGRSNARYWTEQMSFPADRLFWAPYSVDNAYFERESARWRPEREAVKTRWRIGGRRVILFVGRLEKVKGLSCLLRAYSRLRKHRSDAALVLAGEGSLRAWVERVVSEEGIPNVVLAGFMQQEEIPRAYAAADVFVLPSEEEPWGLVVNEAMASGLPVVVSDRVGAWVDLVRDGENGYVTPAGDAAVLAEAMERVLSGDAHAMGERSRRMVQNHSIELEAKGFIKAFQAVEEGRL, from the coding sequence ATGGGAGCCCTTGTGATCGGGCGCTCCAACGCCCGGTACTGGACGGAGCAGATGAGCTTTCCCGCCGACCGGCTGTTCTGGGCGCCGTACAGCGTGGACAACGCCTATTTTGAGCGCGAGAGCGCCCGCTGGAGGCCGGAGCGCGAGGCGGTCAAAACGCGCTGGCGGATTGGCGGCAGGCGGGTGATCCTTTTCGTGGGCCGCCTGGAAAAAGTCAAGGGCCTTTCGTGTCTCCTGCGCGCCTACAGCCGCCTCCGCAAGCATCGCTCGGACGCGGCCCTTGTGCTTGCCGGCGAGGGGAGTCTGCGCGCGTGGGTCGAGCGGGTGGTGTCGGAAGAGGGGATTCCGAACGTCGTCCTGGCGGGCTTTATGCAGCAGGAGGAAATTCCGCGGGCGTACGCGGCGGCGGATGTGTTCGTGCTGCCCTCGGAAGAGGAGCCGTGGGGACTGGTTGTGAACGAGGCGATGGCGTCCGGCCTTCCGGTCGTCGTCAGCGATAGGGTCGGAGCCTGGGTTGACCTGGTGCGGGACGGTGAGAACGGTTATGTGACTCCCGCGGGAGACGCCGCCGTCTTGGCCGAGGCCATGGAGCGGGTGCTTTCCGGCGATGCGCATGCGATGGGAGAGCGGTCCCGGCGGATGGTGCAAAACCACAGCATTGAGCTTGAAGCGAAAGGATTCATAAAGGCCTTCCAGGCGGTGGAAGAGGGGAGGCTTTGA
- a CDS encoding alginate lyase family protein — MDYSYYLRRIRETPVRILARKLLVRLRGYGAGQWERCSAFLFPDALTLQAFARVFPAAMRASLAKEIWARSNSCLMIADRQRSSFRKVFGGEPYVREILRRADKICDHEFDILGSGPVPLGRTIDWRQDFKSGHRWKLRYHKALWVYNPSDDSDIKVPWELSRFQHIPTLGKAFWLSRDMRYAEEFALQVADWMNKNPVEYGPNWKCPMDVAIRAVNWIYGYGFFYEVMRDREEFWEKFLLCLYEHGRFIRSNLEYDPARRGNHYLSNLVGLVYLGSLFTETEEGRAWLEFGTQELRKEMAFQVHADGTSYEMSTAYHHLVLELFVMGSIAAARRNQDPETQPTPQNDAQAIRRMMGEEFTELLEKMFEFVYRTRCPDGTSPLIGDHDDGRLHILAGYGSQKKDDFRHLLVVGGRLFERDEWLRAASPEGRETAWWLWPSGEFPSSSAGDGAADGLESRAYPQGGFYVMRHNEDFVLVRCGGVGLNGGGGHAHCDALSMEIWLGGQALIVDPGCYLYTADPKMRCLLRSTRYHNTVCVDGTEQNRFDGYNLFSMEECAFPRARQWKTGNDEDIFEGEHYGYERLEKGLVHRRRMIFDKRNRLFRWEDTLTASGPHRYEWNLHLAPGCFVAGAEPKADGEPRDAAMPVHLRAGERQFLLEANLASSPEVVEGWVSRSYGCKAPALILRWRVTAAGEMRAAFALRADN, encoded by the coding sequence ATGGATTATTCATATTATTTGAGAAGGATTCGAGAAACCCCCGTGCGCATCCTCGCGCGCAAGCTCCTAGTGCGTTTGCGCGGGTACGGCGCGGGGCAGTGGGAGCGGTGCAGCGCCTTTTTGTTCCCGGATGCGCTTACGCTTCAGGCGTTCGCCCGGGTGTTTCCCGCCGCGATGCGAGCGTCTCTTGCGAAAGAAATCTGGGCGCGTTCGAATTCCTGCTTGATGATCGCGGACCGCCAGCGCTCGAGCTTTCGCAAAGTGTTCGGTGGTGAACCCTATGTGAGGGAGATTCTCCGGCGCGCGGATAAAATTTGCGATCACGAGTTTGACATACTGGGCTCGGGCCCGGTGCCGCTGGGCAGAACGATCGACTGGAGGCAGGATTTCAAATCCGGGCATCGCTGGAAGCTTCGCTACCACAAAGCCCTCTGGGTGTACAACCCGTCCGACGATTCTGACATTAAAGTCCCCTGGGAGTTGTCGCGATTCCAGCACATCCCGACGCTGGGAAAAGCGTTTTGGCTGAGTCGGGATATGAGATACGCCGAGGAATTTGCATTGCAGGTTGCGGATTGGATGAACAAGAATCCCGTAGAATACGGGCCCAATTGGAAATGCCCGATGGACGTGGCCATTCGGGCCGTTAACTGGATTTACGGCTACGGCTTTTTCTATGAGGTCATGCGGGATCGGGAGGAATTTTGGGAAAAATTTCTTCTTTGCCTTTACGAGCATGGCCGGTTTATCCGCTCCAACTTGGAGTACGACCCGGCGAGGCGCGGCAACCATTATCTTTCCAACCTTGTTGGCCTCGTTTATTTGGGCTCGCTGTTCACGGAGACCGAAGAGGGCAGGGCGTGGCTTGAATTCGGGACGCAGGAGTTGCGCAAGGAGATGGCGTTTCAGGTGCATGCCGACGGGACGAGTTACGAGATGTCCACGGCGTATCACCATCTTGTGCTGGAGCTTTTTGTGATGGGGAGCATCGCGGCGGCGCGAAGGAATCAGGACCCGGAAACGCAGCCGACGCCGCAGAACGACGCCCAGGCGATTCGGCGGATGATGGGCGAAGAATTCACGGAACTTCTGGAAAAAATGTTCGAGTTTGTATACCGGACGAGGTGTCCCGACGGCACATCTCCTTTGATCGGCGACCATGACGACGGGCGGCTTCACATTCTGGCCGGATACGGGTCGCAGAAAAAGGATGATTTCCGTCATCTTTTGGTCGTCGGCGGTCGGCTGTTTGAGCGGGATGAGTGGTTGCGGGCCGCCTCCCCTGAAGGCCGGGAGACGGCCTGGTGGCTGTGGCCCTCCGGGGAATTTCCTTCTTCTTCGGCCGGTGATGGTGCGGCCGACGGCCTGGAGAGCCGAGCGTATCCGCAAGGGGGCTTTTACGTGATGCGCCACAACGAGGATTTCGTTTTGGTCCGCTGCGGCGGCGTCGGCTTGAACGGGGGAGGGGGCCATGCGCACTGTGACGCGCTGAGTATGGAAATTTGGCTCGGTGGCCAGGCCTTGATTGTCGATCCCGGTTGCTACCTCTACACGGCGGATCCCAAGATGCGCTGCCTGCTTCGTTCCACCCGTTATCATAATACGGTGTGCGTGGACGGGACGGAGCAGAATCGGTTCGACGGGTACAACCTGTTTTCCATGGAGGAATGTGCTTTTCCACGTGCTCGGCAATGGAAGACGGGTAACGACGAGGACATTTTCGAGGGCGAGCATTACGGCTACGAGCGGCTCGAGAAAGGCCTGGTGCACCGCAGGCGCATGATTTTTGACAAGAGGAATCGATTGTTCCGCTGGGAGGATACGTTGACCGCTTCGGGGCCGCACCGCTACGAATGGAATCTGCACCTTGCCCCCGGCTGTTTTGTGGCTGGTGCGGAGCCCAAGGCGGACGGCGAGCCAAGAGATGCGGCCATGCCCGTCCACCTGCGTGCGGGGGAGAGGCAATTCTTGCTTGAGGCCAATCTGGCGTCTTCTCCCGAGGTCGTAGAAGGGTGGGTTTCCCGATCCTATGGCTGCAAAGCGCCGGCTCTCATTCTGCGATGGCGCGTCACGGCCGCGGGAGAAATGCGGGCAGCTTTTGCGCTTCGTGCGGATAATTGA
- a CDS encoding glycosyltransferase → MLSELPEEAEIVTTAPYVPAFLVRWVRRRDTVASRLIEEEASHASAASSEESLRRRIWSRAFLWVRKYVFVPDRERLWKRTAVAEAGKIFASCKADALYTTSPPYSVHLIGLALKRRYGLSWIADFRDQWATNVGFNPFLKNPYRRWREQRMERRVVEAADWVIAVTEPAAEDFRSRYPQHASKICVLPNGFDEADFGSMDGVGQDRNKFRVRSFGSIGSGRRPDAVLRAFESLRGSPVWRDLEVEFFGLFGYDQRPWREVLKDKVRFVRHIPHAEVAREMRRAGALFVFQCVRGSANFAVPGKLYECGRAAVPVIGGVEGGPTKDIIERYGLGWACYSEDASAIAGALQEAHAMWRRGVRTQPAKEFFEVFDRKELTRNLATLLS, encoded by the coding sequence TTGCTTAGTGAGCTGCCCGAGGAGGCGGAGATCGTGACCACGGCGCCCTATGTGCCGGCGTTTTTGGTTCGATGGGTGCGTCGACGCGACACCGTGGCGTCGCGGTTGATTGAAGAGGAGGCCTCGCATGCCTCCGCGGCGTCTTCCGAGGAGTCTCTTCGGCGGCGAATATGGTCGAGGGCGTTTTTGTGGGTGCGCAAATATGTTTTTGTTCCCGACCGTGAGCGTCTATGGAAGCGTACGGCGGTGGCGGAGGCCGGGAAAATTTTCGCCTCCTGCAAGGCGGACGCCCTCTACACGACGTCGCCGCCCTATAGCGTTCACCTTATCGGATTGGCCCTTAAGCGACGGTACGGCCTTTCCTGGATTGCCGATTTCCGGGATCAATGGGCGACAAACGTGGGGTTTAATCCCTTCCTCAAGAATCCGTATCGACGGTGGCGCGAGCAGCGGATGGAGCGCCGCGTCGTTGAGGCCGCCGATTGGGTGATCGCCGTCACGGAGCCGGCGGCCGAAGATTTTCGTTCTCGATATCCGCAGCACGCCTCGAAAATTTGCGTTCTTCCCAACGGGTTTGACGAGGCTGACTTTGGCTCGATGGACGGGGTGGGCCAGGATCGAAATAAATTTCGCGTGCGCTCGTTCGGAAGCATAGGAAGCGGGCGAAGGCCGGACGCCGTGCTTCGAGCGTTCGAAAGTCTGCGCGGATCACCGGTTTGGCGTGACCTGGAAGTGGAGTTTTTCGGCCTCTTCGGCTACGACCAGAGGCCGTGGCGGGAGGTTTTAAAAGACAAGGTTCGATTTGTGCGGCACATCCCCCATGCCGAGGTGGCACGTGAGATGCGGAGAGCGGGCGCGCTGTTCGTCTTTCAATGTGTAAGAGGTAGCGCCAATTTTGCCGTTCCGGGAAAACTCTACGAGTGCGGGCGTGCCGCGGTGCCCGTCATCGGTGGGGTCGAGGGCGGTCCGACCAAGGACATCATCGAGCGGTATGGGTTGGGCTGGGCCTGCTATTCCGAGGACGCTTCAGCCATTGCGGGCGCTCTGCAAGAGGCTCACGCGATGTGGCGCCGCGGCGTGCGCACGCAGCCGGCCAAGGAATTTTTCGAGGTTTTCGACCGAAAGGAACTTACCCGCAATTTGGCCACCCTTCTTTCGTAG
- the alr gene encoding alanine racemase yields the protein MFRAWAEIDLDRLGENVRRIRTLLAPSVKLLVPIKANAYGHGVIPVAQEMEALGVDAFGVASVDEGARLRKAGITMPVLVLSPPFTGEFEDILRLNLAAAVCDLEAARSLSRWADSRGRRIPVHVKVDTGMGRLGLPWEEATAAVSEMAGLPGVHMEGCFTHLGCAEEEDDSWSRTQIERFRKILDALREAGHDIPMIHALNSAGLQRFPEAHHGAVRPAGVLFGMHLLDPHLRTVAIEEVFSLRSRIQTVKTLCEGHPVGYGATFRTAGPTRVATVPVGYGDGLFRNGCAGAPVLVHGRRRPVLGRISMDLLTVGLEPDDPVQVGDIVTLIGADGEERISVEETARRCGTIPYEVTCHIGIRVPRLYRRNGKLKDS from the coding sequence GTGTTTCGCGCCTGGGCGGAGATCGATTTGGACCGATTGGGCGAGAACGTCCGGCGGATCCGCACCCTGTTGGCGCCGTCGGTCAAGTTGCTGGTTCCGATTAAGGCCAACGCCTACGGGCACGGCGTGATTCCCGTGGCCCAGGAAATGGAGGCCCTCGGGGTCGACGCATTCGGCGTGGCTTCGGTCGATGAGGGGGCGCGGCTTAGAAAGGCGGGGATTACGATGCCCGTTCTGGTCTTGTCACCTCCCTTTACCGGCGAATTTGAAGATATTCTTCGCTTGAACCTTGCTGCGGCCGTGTGTGATTTGGAGGCGGCGCGCTCCCTGAGCCGCTGGGCGGACTCCCGCGGCCGGCGGATTCCCGTTCACGTCAAGGTCGATACGGGCATGGGGCGCCTGGGCCTGCCATGGGAAGAAGCCACCGCCGCCGTCTCCGAGATGGCCGGCTTGCCGGGCGTGCATATGGAAGGGTGTTTCACCCACCTTGGCTGCGCGGAAGAGGAGGACGATTCTTGGAGCCGGACGCAGATCGAGCGTTTTCGCAAAATCCTCGACGCGCTCCGCGAGGCGGGGCACGACATTCCCATGATACACGCCCTCAACAGCGCGGGCCTTCAGCGCTTTCCCGAGGCCCATCACGGCGCCGTGCGGCCGGCGGGCGTCCTTTTCGGCATGCATCTTCTCGACCCTCACTTGCGCACCGTCGCGATCGAAGAGGTGTTCTCGCTGCGAAGCCGCATCCAGACGGTGAAGACGCTTTGCGAGGGACACCCCGTGGGATACGGGGCTACGTTCCGCACGGCTGGGCCGACCCGCGTGGCCACGGTGCCGGTGGGCTACGGCGACGGTCTTTTTCGCAACGGATGCGCCGGCGCGCCCGTTCTCGTGCACGGCAGGCGCCGTCCCGTCCTGGGGCGCATTTCCATGGATTTGCTCACCGTGGGATTGGAGCCGGACGATCCGGTGCAGGTGGGCGACATCGTCACTTTGATCGGCGCGGACGGTGAGGAAAGAATCTCCGTGGAAGAAACGGCCCGGCGGTGCGGCACGATACCGTACGAGGTCACGTGCCACATCGGAATCCGCGTTCCACGTCTCTATCGACGCAATGGAAAACTCAAGGACTCCTGA
- a CDS encoding O-antigen ligase family protein, whose amino-acid sequence MQAFAFRMGQWERPLTAARTILLPLVLGVFGVYVVAQIAVQRGWYSIFSLTAVLFLVGFAVKRLHVALMAIIIVNVLHSTFHFMQERWLVLAVGLLPFVWRAVSQYRGRMVLTRYHLAWIAFLVFIFTSSLYSENFLLTFAKSISVLLVFLAMAVMLYYHLKFNPKDFGTLMVMLAYSNVVVTVWSFLHVIGAAGAVGKTVLGNPNSLGAFLTLTLPYVVYQFYNSMNRPVRISWLVLVGMNFFFLLRTHSRASLLGVLVGVSLYWFARNRAGFAYFVGLLFLAFVMQITFSPAMRHSFLQTYIYKGSVTGDALRSRRSTWERQWDVFKKYPLTGVGFGLSEGCGKYWTFSLSSGAAMKESGSSLMMLMEGGGLPAAVLGYLPPLMLIYYGGQRYRRIILERSTLSEEEDRMCVLLAGCVGGFINCQFEGWLYAAGSMWSIFFWYQAALLLYVLTSMEEKELGLVPSQAVEGESPPPA is encoded by the coding sequence ATGCAAGCCTTTGCGTTTCGTATGGGGCAATGGGAGCGGCCTCTTACGGCGGCCCGCACCATTTTGCTCCCGCTCGTTCTGGGTGTTTTCGGCGTGTATGTTGTGGCCCAGATTGCCGTCCAGAGGGGATGGTATTCCATTTTTAGCCTGACCGCAGTTTTGTTTTTGGTCGGCTTCGCGGTCAAGCGTCTGCATGTGGCGTTAATGGCTATTATCATCGTAAATGTTCTGCACAGCACCTTTCATTTTATGCAGGAGCGCTGGCTTGTTCTCGCGGTAGGCCTGCTACCGTTTGTCTGGCGCGCGGTATCACAATATAGAGGGCGCATGGTTTTGACGCGGTATCATCTTGCGTGGATAGCGTTTCTTGTGTTCATTTTTACCTCCAGTCTTTATTCGGAGAATTTTCTTCTCACGTTTGCCAAGTCCATCAGCGTTTTGTTGGTATTCCTGGCTATGGCGGTGATGCTTTATTATCATCTGAAGTTTAATCCGAAGGATTTTGGGACCCTCATGGTGATGCTGGCCTATTCCAATGTCGTGGTCACGGTGTGGTCGTTTCTGCATGTAATAGGAGCAGCGGGAGCGGTAGGTAAAACGGTTCTGGGCAATCCCAATTCCTTGGGGGCGTTTCTCACTCTCACCTTGCCGTATGTGGTCTATCAGTTTTACAACTCCATGAACCGTCCTGTCAGAATCTCGTGGCTTGTGCTTGTGGGGATGAATTTCTTCTTTCTGCTCCGGACGCACTCCCGCGCAAGTCTCCTTGGAGTTTTGGTCGGTGTTTCGTTGTATTGGTTCGCTCGGAATCGTGCTGGATTTGCTTATTTCGTGGGGCTTCTGTTCCTTGCGTTCGTGATGCAGATAACCTTTTCCCCTGCCATGCGCCATAGCTTCTTGCAGACCTATATCTACAAGGGCTCTGTCACCGGCGATGCGCTCCGCTCTCGGAGGTCAACCTGGGAGCGTCAGTGGGACGTTTTTAAAAAATATCCCCTGACCGGTGTGGGGTTTGGGTTGAGCGAAGGATGTGGGAAATACTGGACTTTTTCTCTTAGTTCCGGGGCCGCGATGAAAGAGTCGGGCAGCAGCTTGATGATGCTTATGGAGGGAGGGGGGCTGCCGGCGGCGGTTTTGGGATACTTGCCTCCCCTTATGCTCATTTACTATGGGGGGCAACGCTATCGCCGTATTATTTTGGAGAGGAGCACCCTATCGGAAGAGGAAGACCGCATGTGCGTCCTGCTGGCGGGCTGTGTGGGAGGTTTTATTAATTGCCAATTTGAGGGATGGCTCTATGCCGCGGGCAGCATGTGGTCGATTTTCTTTTGGTATCAGGCCGCCTTGCTGCTGTACGTTCTGACGAGCATGGAAGAGAAAGAGCTGGGCCTCGTTCCTTCGCAAGCTGTTGAGGGAGAAAGTCCGCCCCCGGCGTAA